From Oxyura jamaicensis isolate SHBP4307 breed ruddy duck chromosome 19, BPBGC_Ojam_1.0, whole genome shotgun sequence, the proteins below share one genomic window:
- the LYRM9 gene encoding LYR motif-containing protein 9, protein MAPLPNAELVQNSLQLYRYLLRCCKQLPEENIRQHYRHAIRQSFKVHADEDSPERIQQIIKRAIEDADWVMNKVSASDC, encoded by the exons ATGGCTCCACTACCCAATGCTGAATTAGTTCAGAACTCTTTGCAGTTATATCGCTACCTGCTTCGATGCTGTAAGCAACTTCCCGAAGAAAATATTCGTCAGCATTACAGGCACGCAATCAGGCAG AGTTTCAAAGTTCATGCGGATGAAGACAGTCCTGAGAGGATCCAGCAAATTATTAAGAGAGCCATTGAAGATGCTGACTGGGTCATGAATAAAGTAAGTGCATCAGATTGTTGA